The genomic interval TTTAGGTCATAGCAGTTGGAGTCATCTTCCGGTTGAATGTTAATTAGTTTGTTACATCTGTTTACATCCTGTTACAAGAGGATGCGCCAACTCCAGCACAGTTTGGTTTGTGTTCACACTACAAAATCAAACCGAAACGAACCAACCAAACCGTGCTGGCACAGCAACTTGAGGTGGGCCAGCTCAGCATGGTTCAGCTCGGTTCAGTTTGGTTCGGCCGGTGTTCACACTACAAAGTGAAACCGAACCAAACTGTGCCGTACTGTGCTGGTGCGGTTACAAACattcgtgtgaatggggtagtAGTTTCATATAACTTGACCCTCTCCTGCTATGTCATTCTCACCCAGAAGTATAACACAAGGGAAGAAGggctggctacacgagactaacCAAGGCCATTGTTGCCACAAACTACCACTCAAATACACATACGTTCCTACCTTCCAGTTGTGACACAATCTCCGACTGCTGAAAGACTCGAATGAGACTACACAACAGATGAATATAGTATTGGTCTACTGCGGCACGATGCTCACCGAACGAGCCAACAGAACACCATAGAAGGTAGAGCAAACATGCACCGTGTCTCAACAGCAACACTGCACATGATGACGCCAGCAGTGCAACAGACGTGTTCGTTCTGTTCGCATCGTTGAGCTCAGTCAATTCCCTGTGTAGCAGTAGTATAAGGCCTCTAATGAGCTGCAAGACAAAACGTGTCAAATACGATagaaacaacaagcaacagtaaataataataacaataactgACTTCTCCGGTCAACGCTGATTGCAACATGAGATGAGTTGATGCGTTTGTCAATGCTGTGGCAAGCTGAATAAGCTGAGACAAAGACTAAATGGTGAATGAAAGCATGGTGTTTGTTGTAATTGGTTAAGACCTGAAGACTTAGATTTCTCCACTCGATTGGTGTGCATCTAGAGGGCTGATCAGTCCAGATGTGGAATAACTTCTTGAGACATCCTAAATGTCAAAATACAATAGAATTATACCAAATTTgtaataaacaaaatacagTAAAAATTTGATATTGATATGTTAAGCCGTTCAAGAGATATTgtctgtacagacagacacaaacagacagacagacaggcagacactgtcacagacagacagacagacagacttctTCCATACAGCCGCAACAACTACAAGTGTATGGCGTAACTGCAGCCCTACCAACACGGCACAAAGCTGTGGCGCAGAAAACATCTAGACTCAAGAGTCTTAAAACTAGACTACCAGTTACTACTACATAGAAACAAAAGCAATAAATCTAATAAACCCATCTTCCTTGCACACGCCATGCACACGTCCTGACACTCCCACGCATTTAgatacacagatagacagacacacaaacagacaaataaataaacagatagagacagacaaacaccattGAAAACCTTACAACCTCACTACACTGTGCTACACAGGTTGTAACAACACATTGTGAACTCACCTGAATGTGTATTAAGCAACTGAATCATCTTTCCAGACTTTGAAAAATGCAGCAAGACGGCAGAAACAAGTTTTAATACGAGAAAATGCCTTATGCTCACGCAAGCCTCAAGAATACCTCTCGTGATCAGTACCGAAAATCTAGCAGCAAACTGACACATCAAGACAACCAAGATCCAACAAACCCAACAAACCTGTCAACTTGCATCTCAGACGAATTGCTAGCCAAAGACTCAAATATTTCAAGGCAAACAATAGGAACTAAAAGAGGAACGTTGGACACACCATCTTGTTCAAACTAAATCATCAAGTCACATATTGAAGTCTCAACCGTTTGTGTTACACGTTTCTACTGTTACTTGTTTAGGTGCAGCTAGGAGTATGACATCACCAAGTAGACGACTTGCACAGTCTTCAATTGGACTGACAGCCTGCGATAAAGGATGTTTTGAAGAAACATGTTGAGCACCACTGGTAGACTTTTCAAATGACCACGATTCTAGTAAAACGATGAAAGTTATGAAAAaatatatgcacgcatgcgcacacatgcatacacacacacacacacacacacacacacacacacacacacacaccttaccATGAGGTGTACTAAAACTGCAGTTCTTGCCACCCAGCAAGACTTTCCTCCACTCACTTAAACTCCTTTCTCCTGTTAAAGTCTGTTGCATTCCTTTGCCAACAGCAACACCAGCCTTCACTTTCTCTGTTAACCCAACACAAGCATGAGACGCTGCCGACGGAGTAACAACAACCGCCTCATTCGTCTAAAAAATTAAGTATATTTCAAGTCAAaaataaacacaaagacaTCACTTAATGTGACAGACTTGAGAAAGAGTGAGAAAATGTATTCTGATAATTGGATGTCGAGACAATGAATGGTTGTTCCATGTCAAGCTCTTAGCAACAACCTACAATAATACACTGTCAGTGTGTTACATAAActatctgtctgcatgttgtgtgtgtgtgtgtgtgtgtgtgtgtgtgtgtgtgtgtgtgtgtgtgtgtgtgcacacgtgcgtgtgtactAAACTACTAGTTATTGATGTTACTGTTGCCTGCAATATATAcaaagttgacaaacaaagagacaaacagacaacaggcaCATTATTGTCTAAATAAGATATTGACCAAATATGGAGTTAGGTTAAGTGATAaagttttaatttattattaaaaataaaataaaataatttagacaataaataataaaataaaaattaagagATATAATATAAGTAAATACAATagtttttatattatattatttattattttaaattattttattttatatattacaAGCTCACTGGCCTGTTCTCTGTACAAGCAGAGTAGATTATTATGATAGTTGTTAGTTAACTAATTTAtggttgtatgcattcatgaagtatatcccattcacagaattagcagccccTGACAAAATTCTcgtaaagttaattaatttaacgttgtatgcaaatttatgttgttgcatgagtatcctgttctgacaatttatcattaagtatatctcgttcacatgcattttactCTGTTCTGAAGCTGtgggacagaattctcatgaagaattttgtTCATCCCTTTCAATCTATCCCGTTCTTTGCCCTGGGTGATTGCATTATTGATTGTAAGTAtcctgttgaagacaaattaAAACGTAGAGACCTggatatattaaaaatataggCTATTGCCTTTTTTGGACGTCACGTGCATTCTAGATGACATGCTCCGTGCGTGTAAGTACTGTACCATTCGATGTGGGGaatgggcagtttaaattcggcAGAGATCCGATGCGCCATTGCAGAGATATCCGCACGCGAACGGAAGCGGGTTCAATCTAacaggaaatcgcgtcgtcgcgGGAAAGTCCAGAAGACGATGACAATCTCACTTGTGACGTTGCATTCAATTGTAAGAAATTATCATGAAACTTACTTGTCGCAAAAGAATTCAGTAATCCATTGTGACGTCACGTATTGTGACATCGCCTAGACTGTCTAGTAAAAACGCTCTATTTCTGCTGTCATGGACTATGCGAAAGTGACAAACCGTTTATTCCCTTGCGCTCTTTGCTCCCTATCGTTTGATTGTCTTGCTTAGCGATCTGCACCTAGCAAAGCAGAAGCCAGTGTCGGATCGGTTTCTCAAAATGGGGACCCAGTTAATTAAGGTCGACTGTGAATAACCTTGCAACTAAGAAAGCAAGCGTGCTCAATATGGTCCGATCTTGATCTGTCAATTGTTGTGGTGGTGAAAGCGtggcatacaaacaacaaaatggcgcctctcctttatataccagaattttaaaaacttttctctgaaaaaagaactagatgtagggattgtataaaagtaacagaaacaagatctataaataatatgaaccaaagccagacatcattactagtgaatccttccaacccccacatctatttcttttttcagagaaacagttttaaaaattctagtttggtaagtttttaggagcgcAAAAGCGCAACATAGCTACggtgtacatgtcttcattagggcctgtaagccttttataagcatgtctaagatttagcgcgttttcattagcattaattaaacctgtttatatgtaacagctttcgttagacatgattcagaggtagtttactcaagtggttTATAGGTCTACGGGGTATACGTACGTATACGGTACCATGGTATCCTAGCACATGTTGCACAAATATGGATCCTAAATTTTAGAGCCTTTGCATTGTTTCTTCCGTGCGTGTATAATTAAATATGCAAcggcagttggaatagaacgtggcttagtagtcaaagccaaagatcATCACATATGGGATATGcattgcaaatgttgggttcccgtataaattgttgtgtacgtaattatttgtcaattttgctcctgtgtgcCACGTAGATCgtaaacaatttcagactagaccggacaatgacaaacatgatcgaattacacagttttggtGATAAACTTTTTCATAAATGCGTTTGGCCTATATAATTGGCTCTTCGTCTATTGTCCCTGGTTGCAATACTGCAACtatcgcaaatactgctctgtgattggcctgaactgtgcaatagcattgatgacggtcattggatcaaatctgcttgaaagaagcacaagttttaattaacattaatttcagtttctctagtcaccaaaagaatagaAGAGCTcaggtaattctaaagcgttttctcaagtttcacagccatacctaacgtacaaaaagagatatccgtggagaagaagaagaacaaattggcgcatgggcctccgaggctagcaactgttttctaagttgttagatgattagtgaccaaaaaataggatatagtacatGACGTacaaaacatttcatttcCAAAACCggggcaatccctacatacagggtactaccgtaccctgtgatataGATTAATATACtactataaatattaaaaattatatgcaaaatggctgcagtgaGGGCAGTACTTATTGATACATGTCACACCTGACAAATGTTTTCCACACTTTTCACTAATTCATATCAATCCAATATATTATCCCATTATTCACTAACCTGACTGCATGGAGTGCTCGTTGTAGCACCTGCCTCACATCGAGTAAACGCTGCATCCATTGGTTCTATGCTGTTCCTCTTGTCGACTTCGCAATTCAGTCTTCCTTCGCTTGAACAACCGGAATTAGCGTCGTTCGTCTCTCTGCTCAAAATTGACGGTTCAACCGAAGAGAAATCGGACAATCTTGGTGAGCGAGTGAGTAACGCAGCACGAATAGATGGACTGTAATCGACAAACGTCTTCAACACAAGAAGACTGTttaacaaacacactaaaGTTGAGTTAGGGACTTCGTCGGTGGACAGTGATGGCGTACCAAGCGATACGTCTGCCGAACTTTTGCTGTGGCTGAGAGTCAATTCAGACAATGTGTTACAACACGTCCGCACGCATCTCTCCAAATATGGAAGGAGTTTCAACTCGGCTGCATCGTCCACTTGCAATGTGTCAATACAATGAGCAGACAGTGACGATGAATGTGCAGTAGAAGTTGCTGATTCTTGTCGCACAAGTCGCCCTAAAATGTCTTGCAAATTAAACACAGAATCGTGACAAAGTGGTGACACCACCGGATCTCGTTTATCAACAACCGGACTCGTGAAATTCAAATGTTTCCTCGGAGCTACACATTTGTTCAATAGAGTAGAGATGACGTTGTCGGTGTTAGACACACCGGTTACGAACGGCATTCCTGGTCGAGACAGAGGGCTCTGAAGCGGACTGGATGTTAAACCCGAGGAGATGACAATGGGATGTTTTTGTAGAGTGAGTATGTCTCCTCGACATTCACTCGAATATGCACAACTCATCACGCTGTATACATTCGACTCTGCAGACGATAAAAGCTTCCTGAGAAGTAATTGCTGTGGCGTCTCGGCACCACTTTGATTCACTACAAGCTGCCgtttcctaatggtagccagtcTACCTGCCAAACCCATCTCGTTGTGTATCCCGGGCATCGAACATTGAGTAGAAACACTCGTGCTCGTTCCTTTGTCGATAACTCTGCTGGACGGTGTCGGTATCAATACAGGGCTATTCTTGTCAGACTTATGTTTAATGTCAAGTGTAACATCATCAGGAAAACGAGCAACGTCTGACACTTTTGCATCCATTTTTTCTGGTAAAGAAAGCTTCGGCCGCTTTGATTGATTCGATGCAAAACTGGTGTCGGAACATTGTCTCAGCTGCCGCTCCAGTTGTTTCAGTTTAGCATGTGACTCCTCCACATCTTTATCCTTGAATTGGAGTTGCGTCTGTAGGGATGCCGCTTCCCTCTTGGCTCTCTGTAACTCGTCCATCACCACCTCGACATGTTTTTGATATTTCTCTTCAATAGTCCTCACGTTTTCCTTCTCGCTTGCCTCTTGCTGCGACAAATAGTCGCGCAGCATGTGGATTTCACCCAAATTCTTCTCCGATTCGTCACGCATATTCTGCAATTGCCATTCCGTCTCTTGTAGCTTCGAGCGAAGAGTGTAGTTGTCCAGATGTCCATCAGACGACGCCTTGTCGTTCTCTTTTCTGTCATTACCCGCTTGCTTCTCTGTTGACTCAAAGGCGGCGCATACTTGACTGAAAAGcgcgtcgtcgtcgtcatcgtcCAGATCCATTGCGTTGTTGCTCCACGGCTTTAGTCCGTTCGTGAATGGTCTAGTGATCGTGTTGTTCGTTTGTAGAACTCGTTTTCTTGACGATCCTTCTAGTTGTGTCGATGAATTGAATGGACGAGTTGTTGACGTGTGAGAAAAAGCTTTCCTGGAATGTTGAACACCTTGCAGTACGTCTAAATTCTCGATCGGAAGTGCCATGGACCGTACATTGGAACGTGAGAAACGGAAACGTTTGTGTAGAAGGACCGCGCGCCAATAGCTTTGGAGTACGCATGCGCGTTAGTAAGAACTTGCGATTACGATTTAATACGTGAGACGTTTCTGAAGCAGTTAGATTGCAGCGTTTTGATAATGCTGATTCTTTTATATCCGGATTGATAACCTATGCTTTACTGTGCATCAAAGGtctagcctcgcgtagccagaccctactaTCATAAACTcagattgatatcaaacttggcaaacaaatttaaataaatgatTTAACTAACACATTGTTAGTTTTATAGAAAAAGCATTGTTTG from Corticium candelabrum chromosome 22, ooCorCand1.1, whole genome shotgun sequence carries:
- the LOC134197368 gene encoding uncharacterized protein LOC134197368; translated protein: MALPIENLDVLQGVQHSRKAFSHTSTTRPFNSSTQLEGSSRKRVLQTNNTITRPFTNGLKPWSNNAMDLDDDDDDALFSQVCAAFESTEKQAGNDRKENDKASSDGHLDNYTLRSKLQETEWQLQNMRDESEKNLGEIHMLRDYLSQQEASEKENVRTIEEKYQKHVEVVMDELQRAKREAASLQTQLQFKDKDVEESHAKLKQLERQLRQCSDTSFASNQSKRPKLSLPEKMDAKVSDVARFPDDVTLDIKHKSDKNSPVLIPTPSSRVIDKGTSTSVSTQCSMPGIHNEMGLAGRLATIRKRQLVVNQSGAETPQQLLLRKLLSSAESNVYSVMSCAYSSECRGDILTLQKHPIVISSGLTSSPLQSPLSRPGMPFVTGVSNTDNVISTLLNKCVAPRKHLNFTSPVVDKRDPVVSPLCHDSVFNLQDILGRLVRQESATSTAHSSSLSAHCIDTLQVDDAAELKLLPYLERCVRTCCNTLSELTLSHSKSSADVSLGTPSLSTDEVPNSTLVCLLNSLLVLKTFVDYSPSIRAALLTRSPRLSDFSSVEPSILSRETNDANSGCSSEGRLNCEVDKRNSIEPMDAAFTRCEAGATTSTPCSQVVAKSLTWNNHSLSRHPIIRIHFLTLSQTNEAVVVTPSAASHACVGLTEKVKAGVAVGKGMQQTLTGERSLSEWRKVLLGGKNCSFSTPHESWSFEKSTSGAQHVSSKHPLSQAVSPIEDCASRLLGDVILLAAPKQFEQDGVSNVPLLVPIVCLEIFESLASNSSEMQVDRFSVLITRGILEACVSIRHFLVLKLVSAVLLHFSKSGKMIQLLNTHSGCLKKLFHIWTDQPSRCTPIEWRNLSLQLIQLATALTNASTHLMLQSALTGELIRGLILLLHRELTELNDANRTNTSVALLASSCAVLLLRHGACLLYLLWCSVGSFGEHRAAVDQYYIHLLCSLIRVFQQSEIVSQLEVLSLQEMRDSDQLEESQDNSYMDTT